In Juglans microcarpa x Juglans regia isolate MS1-56 chromosome 8D, Jm3101_v1.0, whole genome shotgun sequence, the following are encoded in one genomic region:
- the LOC121243660 gene encoding ATP-dependent Clp protease adapter protein CLPS1, chloroplastic-like translates to METAICGRVPLSTNHVFNPTKPGDKYTVCKQCKNRIILMTVSAAGLGKGGGLLEKPTVEKTTPGRESEFDLRKSRKMAPPYRVLLHNDNFNKREYVVQVLMKVIPGMTLDNAVNIMQEAHFNGLAVVIICAQADAEEHCMQLRGNGLLSSIEPASGGCE, encoded by the exons ATGGAAACTGCCATATGCGGTCGAGTCCCTCTTTCAACCAACCATGTCTTCAACCCTACAAAACCCG GGGATAAGTACACTGTTTGCAAGCAATGCAAGAACCGGATTATTTTGATGACAGTATCGGCCGCTGGGCTTGGGAAAGGTGGCGGCTTATTGGAGAAGCCTACCGTTGAGAAGACGACGCCTGGCCGTGAGTCCGAGTTTGACTTGAG AAAATCAAGGAAAATGGCCCCACCTTACCGTGTTTTGCTGCACAATGACAACTTCAACAAGCGGGAGTATGTTGTCCAAGTGTTAATGAAGGTCATTCCTGGAATGACCCTTGACAATGCAGTTAACATCATGCAAGAGGCGCATTTTAATGGCCTGGCAGTGGTAATCATCTGTGCTCAAGCTGATGCTGAAGAGCACTGCATGCAATTGAGAGGTAATGGCCTTTTGAGTTCAATTGAGCCTGCCAGTGGCGGGTGCGAAtag